The stretch of DNA CCCCCGAAACCGGTAACGAAAATGACTCCAACTACGGAGAGAGCAATCACGACCACGAGGATTATGTAGATAACTGGAATAATTTTTCCAGTAATAAAGCTTTCAAAACGAAAATCAAGCAAGCTTTTCAGGATGCCGGCTTGCTTCTTGATCTCATCCTTATCAATTTTTGTGGAGATGGGCTGCTCAATCACGGCGGCCGGTCCTGGGGAATGCGCTGGAGGCACATAGGCGGGAGCAGGTGCCGGGGCAGGAGCTGGAGCCGCTTTAAATTGAGGGAGTTCCGCAGGGTCTGCCCACTGGGCCATGCCCTGGGTCCAGACAAGCACGCGTCGTCCCCGGTTTTTTTCTATCCGCGCCCGAACGTCCTCGAGAGAGAAATCTCCTTCCTGTTGCCCGTCTACAGACAAGTACCATCGTGTTTCAGCCATCGAGACCTCCTCGGAAAATGATATCACAGTTCGGAATAGATTGACGGAGCCCCTCTCGGAAATTATCTTATATACGATGAAAATAGCAACCAGAGCTAAAGAAAGGCCGGCCCTTGCCTGTCCGGTATGCATGTCGGATCGTCTCGAAGCTATCAGTCCGAGAATGGCAAAATGTGAATCCTGCGGCTTCATCTGGAACCATGAGGTTT from bacterium encodes:
- a CDS encoding DUF4282 domain-containing protein yields the protein MAETRWYLSVDGQQEGDFSLEDVRARIEKNRGRRVLVWTQGMAQWADPAELPQFKAAPAPAPAPAPAYVPPAHSPGPAAVIEQPISTKIDKDEIKKQAGILKSLLDFRFESFITGKIIPVIYIILVVVIALSVVGVIFVTGFGGLISAIKLESFTLAITALGTIILAPLVGVLYIALVRIWFEFLIIIFRIKQDLTTLLERSEKKSKES